One genomic segment of Rivularia sp. PCC 7116 includes these proteins:
- a CDS encoding response regulator produces the protein MSQDKELEIQMQFLEEASDYLNTIEGVLLEIDTSNRIDLEKINAALRAAHSIKGGAAMMGFRSLSDLAHRLEDSFKVLKTRKSSLEIDTQLQSLLLSGVDWLRQIVELHSEGHELEEQWLASFCYPVFDELHQRLGDPSPEDASSMLSPEDGQDIVPLLFETEVEGCLQRLESVVADSEQPCLKEEVAIMAAELAGLGEMLQLEAFSSFCQSVQDRLEVAPQEQVAEIANAALAGWRRSQALVLTSQMESLPTELELGETNFDEVAVPVDLEPDSPLPIQVEEALQIQQAEEIEVVEETSEEDWLVDDVISADFEALEAAFAQESATPEFDEVEVHTPASTQEIPATDYQTYVERKPEPAAVRNSESVENTVRVPTKQLEEINDLFGELIIQRNGLNLQMERLRKLVRNLGQRVQVLERENQHLRTAYDKISTQTSVKSQIPTLALVPAEAAKIDSSESYDSDSINNEFDALEMDRYNELNLLSQEVMETIVMVQEVTTDVQISLDDTDNISRKLNKTSKQLQRKLTQVRMRPLSDLTDRFPRALRDLCVEYGKNAQLKLEGAKILIERSILEALNDPLMHLLRNAFDHGIESPEARKQQGKPEQGLIEIKAANRSNRTIITMRDDGKGISLDKIRDRAIGMGLDESLINQATDEEILSLIFEPGFTTSDQVTALSGRGVGMDVVRNNLRQVRGDIKVDTEPGVGTTFTLSMPFTLSVSRVLLVESSRMLLAFPTDVVEEIFLLDQEQVFPVGGGEVLNWQGKTLPLIGLADYLQFNCPRYDNPDLETPPAINATSVLIVKNNNQSVAIKIDRCWGEMEVAIRRVEGDIPLPDGFNNCTILGDGRVVALVNVGELLYSIASNERTPKNNQLPSTRLKTAFLNQTEEQVVEHVSKGKGTILIVDDSINVRRFLALTLEKGGYLVEQAKDGQDALEKLQTGLSVQAVICDIEMPRVDGYGFLGRVKSNNDLKNIPVAMLTSRSSDKHRQLAMQLGARAYFSKPYNEQELLRTLDDIIFPIAEANTGQ, from the coding sequence ATGTCACAGGACAAAGAATTGGAAATCCAGATGCAGTTTCTGGAAGAAGCTAGCGACTACCTCAATACGATTGAAGGAGTGTTGCTAGAAATCGACACCAGCAATCGCATCGATTTGGAAAAGATAAACGCCGCGCTGCGAGCTGCTCATTCCATTAAAGGAGGAGCGGCAATGATGGGATTTCGCTCCTTAAGCGATTTAGCCCACCGTCTGGAAGATTCGTTCAAAGTTCTCAAAACCAGAAAAAGCTCTTTAGAAATAGATACTCAGCTACAGAGTTTACTTCTTTCCGGAGTTGACTGGCTGCGGCAAATAGTAGAACTACATTCAGAAGGGCATGAATTAGAAGAGCAGTGGTTAGCAAGCTTCTGTTACCCAGTTTTTGACGAGTTGCACCAGCGTTTGGGCGATCCGAGTCCAGAAGATGCTTCCTCAATGCTATCTCCTGAAGATGGACAAGATATCGTCCCTTTGCTGTTTGAAACTGAAGTAGAAGGCTGCTTGCAGCGTTTGGAGTCCGTAGTAGCCGATAGCGAACAACCTTGTTTAAAGGAAGAAGTTGCCATTATGGCAGCAGAATTGGCTGGTTTGGGTGAAATGCTGCAATTGGAAGCTTTTAGCAGCTTTTGCCAATCGGTTCAAGATCGGTTGGAAGTTGCGCCGCAGGAGCAAGTTGCAGAAATTGCGAATGCAGCCCTTGCTGGCTGGAGGCGTTCTCAAGCTTTGGTTTTAACTTCTCAGATGGAAAGCTTACCTACCGAGTTGGAATTGGGTGAGACGAACTTCGATGAAGTTGCAGTACCAGTAGACTTAGAACCGGATTCTCCATTACCAATTCAAGTAGAAGAAGCACTACAGATACAGCAAGCAGAAGAAATAGAAGTCGTAGAAGAAACTTCAGAAGAAGATTGGCTTGTTGATGATGTAATTTCGGCAGATTTTGAAGCTTTAGAAGCTGCTTTTGCTCAGGAAAGTGCTACACCTGAGTTTGATGAAGTGGAGGTACATACACCTGCAAGCACTCAAGAAATTCCTGCTACCGATTACCAAACATATGTCGAACGCAAACCCGAACCAGCTGCAGTTCGGAACAGCGAATCGGTAGAAAATACAGTCCGGGTTCCTACCAAACAACTCGAAGAAATCAACGATTTGTTTGGCGAACTAATTATTCAACGTAACGGACTAAACTTGCAGATGGAAAGATTGCGTAAACTAGTTCGCAATCTCGGACAAAGGGTACAGGTTCTTGAGCGTGAAAATCAACACTTGCGTACTGCTTACGATAAAATCTCTACCCAGACTTCTGTAAAATCACAAATTCCAACTCTTGCTTTGGTTCCAGCAGAAGCTGCAAAGATTGATAGTAGCGAAAGTTATGATTCCGATAGCATTAACAATGAATTTGATGCTTTGGAAATGGATCGCTACAACGAGTTGAACCTGCTTTCCCAGGAAGTGATGGAAACCATCGTCATGGTGCAAGAGGTAACAACTGACGTTCAAATTAGTCTTGATGACACAGATAATATTTCGCGAAAATTAAATAAAACTTCAAAACAATTACAGCGCAAGCTGACTCAAGTGCGGATGCGTCCGCTATCGGATCTAACCGACCGTTTTCCCAGAGCTTTACGGGATTTATGTGTAGAATACGGTAAAAATGCTCAACTAAAATTAGAAGGCGCTAAAATTCTGATTGAGAGGAGTATTTTAGAAGCTTTAAATGACCCTTTGATGCACTTGCTCAGAAATGCTTTCGATCACGGGATTGAAAGCCCCGAAGCTAGAAAGCAGCAAGGTAAACCAGAGCAAGGTTTAATTGAAATCAAAGCTGCAAACCGTTCCAATCGCACCATAATTACCATGCGCGATGATGGTAAAGGTATTTCCCTAGATAAAATTCGCGATCGCGCCATCGGAATGGGGCTAGATGAGTCTTTGATTAATCAAGCTACTGACGAAGAAATTTTATCGTTAATTTTTGAGCCTGGGTTTACTACATCCGACCAAGTTACAGCATTATCTGGTCGTGGTGTCGGAATGGATGTGGTTCGTAACAATCTTAGACAAGTTCGGGGAGATATCAAAGTTGATACCGAACCGGGAGTCGGAACCACCTTTACGCTGTCAATGCCTTTCACGCTCTCGGTTTCCCGAGTGCTATTGGTAGAAAGCAGCAGAATGTTACTAGCTTTTCCTACGGACGTAGTAGAAGAAATATTCTTACTCGATCAAGAACAAGTTTTCCCGGTAGGTGGTGGGGAAGTTCTCAATTGGCAAGGAAAAACTTTACCTTTGATTGGACTTGCTGATTATTTACAGTTCAACTGTCCTCGTTACGACAACCCAGATTTAGAAACTCCCCCAGCAATTAATGCTACTAGCGTGTTAATTGTGAAAAATAACAATCAATCTGTAGCAATAAAAATTGATCGTTGTTGGGGAGAAATGGAAGTTGCAATTCGTCGTGTTGAAGGTGATATACCTTTACCCGATGGCTTCAATAACTGCACGATTCTTGGTGATGGAAGGGTAGTAGCTTTAGTTAACGTCGGAGAATTGCTTTACTCGATAGCTTCTAACGAACGCACTCCTAAAAACAATCAACTACCATCAACAAGGTTAAAAACAGCTTTCTTAAATCAAACCGAGGAACAAGTTGTAGAACATGTTAGTAAGGGTAAGGGGACGATTTTAATCGTAGATGATTCAATTAACGTCCGCCGATTCTTAGCATTAACCTTAGAAAAAGGTGGTTATTTAGTAGAACAAGCAAAAGATGGGCAAGATGCTCTAGAAAAACTTCAAACTGGTTTGAGCGTACAGGCTGTAATTTGCGATATTGAAATGCCTCGTGTAGATGGTTACGGCTTTTTAGGTAGAGTAAAATCTAACAACGACTTGAAAAATATACCCGTTGCAATGCTTACTTCTCGTAGTAGCGACAAACATCGACAATTAGCAATGCAATTAGGGGCGCGAGCTTACTTCTCCAAACCTTACAACGAACAAGAATTGCTGCGAACTTTGGACGATATTATTTTTCCCATTGCTGAAGCAAATACAGGTCAATGA
- a CDS encoding methyl-accepting chemotaxis protein, translated as MQFALKYFSYKNHSIVSDISPTKTSNKAMNYTSKISPQTKQVKTITSKTQNPWLKKFYNLPISRKQLFALIFCQLVSILGIGIGGTLIITQGLRNQLLEQAKSEVAVSDINYNIKINQMGFGFRGQSDNAAIIRAAVLSDSNRALDGNLRASVKQILQNEIKARNIEYATLVDKDARIIVNANSDRAGETFDLDGLVNRVLQDAQQIKASRIVQASELSQENPPLPEDFSNQDALIRYTVTPVKNPQTQEVIGALISGDIVNGKDAIVKGTLEAFDGGYSAVYLNQAGTFDLAASLKNNPEGNINRATPNLPLPPSAKSLLEAAAKAEGKVLTKRVNLGGMNYTVAAKAVPNQIIEEAEGRKVVYSEQSPAILVRGTPETSLNNLLTQSLLQQALTVLIALLLIGFWAVILRRAMIHPIENLQETALKFANGDRASRAEVFASDEIGDLAVSFNTMADKINEQTRRQEIETKTAVKLTQITSTIRETLDAEAILRTLVTSTQETLRVNRVVFYRLHESFGEIVAESSDYTLNAVLGKKVDDPYQVKEYPDEYEFGTIKAVENIQDLRLSESYLQQLKDLDVKAFLLAPVFVNNKLYGLFAAHDCAGTRSWEEIEINLFRQAAIQTGYALEQAELLQQIQQKRKTAEISSEQEREEKERLQMQLLELLQDIEGAASGDLTVRADVIEGEIGTVADFFNSIVESLREIVTEVKTSASQVNDSLGYNSNAISKLAQEAKTQSSEISHTLNAVDSMNSSMKVVAQNAHEAAVVANSAASTAAQSGKAMDLTVENIVHLRETVGDTAKKVKRLGESTQEISRVVALINQISMQTNLLAINAGIEAARAGEEGQGFAVVAEEVGELAARSASATKEIEQVVENIQRETGELVESMEVGVSQVVEGTRVVEGAKHSLNQILQVSHQIDTLVKSISEATASQVKTSQEVSQLMKDIADISQRTTVSSEQVSNSLQKTVEISQRLQDSVGTFTVDGEQ; from the coding sequence ATGCAGTTTGCACTTAAATACTTTAGTTATAAAAATCACTCAATAGTTTCGGATATTTCCCCGACCAAAACCTCAAATAAAGCAATGAATTATACTTCTAAAATATCCCCACAAACTAAACAAGTAAAAACAATTACCTCAAAGACGCAAAATCCTTGGCTAAAAAAGTTTTATAACTTACCCATTAGCCGCAAACAATTGTTTGCTTTAATCTTCTGTCAATTGGTATCTATTTTAGGAATAGGTATTGGAGGCACCTTAATTATTACTCAAGGTTTGCGGAATCAATTGCTCGAACAAGCCAAGTCAGAAGTTGCGGTATCGGATATTAATTACAATATTAAAATCAACCAAATGGGCTTTGGTTTTCGGGGGCAATCAGATAATGCTGCAATTATTAGGGCAGCAGTTTTGAGTGATTCCAATCGTGCTTTAGATGGAAACTTAAGAGCTTCTGTCAAGCAAATTTTACAGAATGAAATCAAAGCTAGAAATATAGAATATGCAACTTTAGTAGATAAAGATGCAAGAATTATTGTCAACGCTAATTCTGACAGAGCGGGTGAGACTTTTGATTTAGATGGGTTAGTCAATCGGGTGTTGCAGGATGCTCAACAAATTAAAGCTAGTAGGATTGTTCAAGCTTCGGAATTAAGTCAAGAAAATCCACCTCTACCAGAAGATTTTAGCAACCAAGATGCTTTAATTAGATATACTGTTACCCCTGTAAAGAATCCTCAAACCCAGGAAGTGATTGGTGCATTGATTTCTGGGGATATCGTTAACGGCAAAGATGCGATTGTTAAAGGAACATTGGAAGCTTTTGATGGTGGTTACAGCGCTGTTTATTTAAACCAAGCTGGAACATTTGATTTAGCTGCATCTCTGAAAAATAATCCTGAAGGTAATATTAATCGAGCTACACCTAATCTACCTTTGCCTCCTTCAGCTAAATCTCTACTAGAAGCAGCAGCAAAAGCTGAAGGTAAAGTACTTACCAAACGTGTCAACCTTGGAGGAATGAATTATACGGTTGCAGCCAAAGCCGTTCCCAATCAAATTATTGAAGAAGCAGAGGGACGAAAAGTTGTTTATTCAGAACAATCTCCAGCTATTTTAGTCCGGGGAACTCCAGAAACATCTTTAAATAATCTACTGACACAAAGTTTGTTGCAACAAGCTTTAACGGTATTAATTGCATTGTTATTGATTGGTTTTTGGGCTGTAATTTTACGTCGAGCAATGATTCATCCCATCGAAAACCTGCAAGAAACAGCACTAAAATTTGCAAACGGCGATCGCGCTTCTCGTGCGGAGGTTTTTGCTAGTGATGAAATTGGCGATTTAGCTGTCAGTTTTAACACGATGGCTGATAAAATTAACGAACAAACTCGCCGTCAAGAGATAGAAACAAAGACTGCCGTAAAATTAACTCAAATTACTAGTACTATTCGAGAAACTCTGGACGCAGAGGCAATTCTCAGAACATTAGTAACAAGTACCCAAGAAACTTTACGGGTAAATCGAGTTGTTTTTTACCGCTTACATGAGTCCTTTGGTGAGATAGTTGCTGAATCATCAGACTATACTTTAAATGCTGTATTGGGTAAAAAAGTTGATGACCCCTATCAGGTAAAAGAATACCCCGACGAATACGAATTTGGCACTATTAAAGCAGTAGAAAATATTCAGGATTTGCGCTTGAGTGAATCTTACTTGCAGCAGCTAAAAGATTTAGATGTCAAAGCGTTTTTGTTAGCACCAGTTTTTGTTAATAACAAGCTTTATGGTTTATTTGCTGCTCATGATTGTGCTGGTACGCGCTCTTGGGAAGAAATAGAAATCAACTTGTTTAGACAAGCAGCAATTCAAACTGGCTATGCTTTAGAACAAGCAGAGCTTTTACAACAAATTCAGCAAAAACGTAAAACAGCAGAAATTAGTTCCGAGCAGGAAAGAGAAGAAAAAGAAAGGTTGCAAATGCAGCTTTTAGAGCTTTTACAAGATATCGAAGGTGCTGCATCTGGCGATTTAACTGTACGTGCCGATGTAATCGAAGGAGAAATTGGTACCGTTGCTGATTTCTTTAACTCAATTGTTGAAAGTTTGCGAGAAATTGTTACCGAAGTTAAAACATCTGCTTCTCAAGTTAATGATTCTCTGGGTTATAACTCCAACGCAATTAGCAAATTAGCACAAGAAGCTAAAACCCAATCTTCGGAAATCAGCCATACTTTGAATGCTGTCGATAGCATGAATTCTTCGATGAAAGTAGTAGCGCAAAATGCTCATGAAGCTGCTGTAGTTGCTAACTCTGCTGCTAGCACAGCCGCACAAAGCGGTAAAGCGATGGATTTAACGGTAGAAAATATTGTCCATTTGCGAGAAACTGTTGGCGATACGGCTAAGAAAGTAAAACGTTTGGGTGAATCAACTCAAGAGATTAGTCGAGTAGTAGCCTTAATTAACCAAATTTCCATGCAAACTAACCTGCTGGCAATTAATGCAGGAATCGAAGCAGCCCGTGCGGGTGAAGAAGGACAAGGTTTTGCGGTAGTTGCTGAAGAAGTTGGGGAACTTGCAGCCAGAAGTGCTTCCGCTACTAAAGAAATTGAGCAAGTAGTAGAAAATATCCAGCGAGAAACCGGCGAATTAGTAGAATCGATGGAAGTTGGTGTTTCTCAGGTAGTCGAAGGAACTCGCGTTGTTGAAGGTGCGAAGCATTCCTTGAATCAGATCTTACAGGTTTCGCATCAAATAGATACTTTAGTAAAATCGATTTCCGAAGCTACTGCGTCTCAAGTAAAGACTTCTCAAGAAGTTAGTCAATTAATGAAAGATATTGCCGATATTTCCCAGCGCACTACAGTTTCTTCCGAACAAGTTTCCAATTCACTGCAAAAAACTGTGGAAATTTCCCAGCGTCTTCAAGATAGTGTGGGTACGTTTACAGTTGACGGTGAGCAGTGA
- the modA gene encoding molybdate ABC transporter substrate-binding protein, with amino-acid sequence MNKTPFVTLISWVLISFLTIVGCNQVTSTTNSQAIELTVSAAASMQDALKEVAKVYQEEYPNTKITYNFASSGTLTQQIKQGAPVDIFISANERFMDELDKKNILLSGSRKDLLKNNVVLIVPKKDNINNVSNFQELTNPNIKRFSIGEPESVPAGQYAKQVLSSLKIYEQIKPKTVFAKDVRQVLAYVELGNVDAGIVYATDAKISKKIKIVATASENNHKAIIYPVAAIKRTKNPEAAKEFIQFLFSNPAKDTFNKYGFQIAG; translated from the coding sequence ATGAATAAAACACCTTTTGTTACTTTAATTAGCTGGGTACTGATTTCGTTTTTGACAATAGTTGGTTGCAATCAAGTTACATCAACTACGAATTCACAAGCTATAGAGTTAACTGTATCCGCTGCTGCAAGTATGCAAGATGCGCTCAAGGAAGTAGCAAAAGTTTATCAAGAAGAATATCCAAATACTAAAATTACTTACAACTTCGCTAGTAGTGGCACCTTAACGCAGCAGATTAAACAAGGGGCACCAGTCGATATTTTTATATCGGCAAATGAGAGATTTATGGATGAGCTAGATAAGAAAAATATTTTACTTTCAGGAAGTCGCAAGGACTTATTAAAAAATAATGTTGTCTTAATTGTACCGAAAAAAGATAATATTAATAACGTCTCTAATTTTCAAGAGTTAACAAATCCCAATATCAAAAGATTTTCGATTGGAGAACCAGAAAGCGTACCTGCCGGACAATATGCTAAACAAGTTTTAAGTAGTCTGAAGATTTACGAACAAATCAAACCCAAAACTGTATTCGCTAAAGATGTTCGCCAAGTATTAGCTTATGTTGAATTGGGTAATGTTGATGCTGGGATTGTCTATGCTACTGATGCCAAAATTTCCAAAAAAATCAAGATTGTAGCTACTGCATCAGAAAATAATCATAAAGCAATTATTTATCCCGTAGCAGCAATTAAACGTACCAAAAACCCAGAAGCAGCTAAAGAGTTTATTCAATTTTTATTTAGCAATCCTGCTAAAGATACTTTTAATAAGTATGGTTTTCAAATTGCTGGTTGA
- the modB gene encoding molybdate ABC transporter permease subunit — MEFDLSPLWISLKTATVATLFAFFAGIAAAGWMKQYKGKAKGIIDGILTLPLVLPPTVVGFVLLLLFGINSPVGKLLINLEINVIFSWQATVITSTVVAFPLMYKTVLSSFEHIDNDLINCARTLGSSELKIFWLILLPLALPGIAAGTILAFARALGEFGATLMLAGSIPGKTQTMPIAIFFAAEAGDMQKALIWVLIMVAISLAVIATIHLWDESQRISKNRDGSANLIRSLINFVIFGQFEDVSFFENKREINKSLAFEHHSFAGKTRLRGLGIGGIDAGGVLAFDSATFLQEEVCKREVFSQDMLYSSSMQKSSINCRKELIVNIEKNLKSFQLQVNFTADRNTLGLLGASGSGKSMTLRCIAGLEKPWRGRIVLNGRVLFDAKRKINLPSRKRRIGFLFQNYALFPHMTVAQNIAFGLQELPKNERISKVRQYIDMMQLQDLENRYPHQISGGQQQRVALARALVIEPEAILLDEPLSALDTYLRNQIEKLLRKVLSSYQGATLFITHKLEEAYRVSSNIMVMSQGKVIANDTKENIFERSPNLIVAKVTECKNISRAEIVDNRTVKALDWNCNLTVVEPIPNNVKYLGIRAHHLRFSTDSNQENTFPCWVADISETQHRVSVYLKLNYPARDFEDYDLQVEIYKEKWVCIKERSFPWYVRLEAGRLMLMES; from the coding sequence ATGGAATTTGATTTATCTCCCTTATGGATTTCTTTGAAAACGGCAACAGTTGCAACTTTATTTGCTTTTTTCGCAGGGATTGCCGCAGCAGGCTGGATGAAGCAATATAAGGGTAAAGCTAAAGGAATAATCGATGGTATTTTAACTCTTCCTTTGGTGCTACCTCCTACTGTAGTTGGGTTTGTCTTACTGCTGCTATTTGGCATTAACAGCCCGGTAGGAAAATTGTTAATCAACTTAGAAATTAACGTTATCTTTTCGTGGCAAGCAACTGTAATTACATCAACTGTAGTTGCTTTTCCTTTGATGTATAAAACTGTATTAAGCTCTTTTGAGCATATTGATAATGATTTAATTAATTGCGCTCGTACCTTGGGAAGTTCCGAGTTGAAAATATTTTGGTTAATCCTTTTACCATTAGCTTTACCGGGAATTGCAGCAGGGACAATTTTGGCTTTTGCCAGAGCTTTGGGTGAATTTGGTGCAACTTTAATGTTAGCTGGCAGTATACCTGGTAAAACTCAAACAATGCCAATCGCGATTTTTTTCGCTGCTGAAGCCGGTGATATGCAAAAAGCTTTGATTTGGGTGTTAATAATGGTGGCAATTTCTTTAGCTGTAATTGCTACGATTCACCTTTGGGATGAATCGCAACGTATTTCTAAAAATAGAGATGGAAGTGCGAATTTAATTAGAAGCTTAATCAATTTTGTGATTTTTGGTCAGTTTGAAGATGTTAGTTTTTTTGAGAATAAACGAGAAATAAATAAATCCCTAGCTTTTGAACATCACAGCTTCGCTGGAAAAACCCGCCTGCGTGGGTTAGGGATTGGGGGAATTGATGCAGGTGGGGTTTTGGCTTTTGATAGCGCTACTTTCTTGCAGGAAGAGGTTTGTAAACGTGAAGTATTTTCGCAAGATATGTTATATTCTTCGTCTATGCAAAAATCTTCTATTAACTGTAGAAAAGAATTGATAGTTAACATCGAAAAGAATTTAAAAAGCTTTCAATTGCAAGTTAACTTTACCGCAGATAGAAACACTTTAGGATTATTAGGTGCTTCCGGCTCCGGTAAAAGTATGACTTTGCGGTGTATTGCGGGATTAGAAAAACCCTGGAGGGGAAGAATAGTCTTAAATGGAAGAGTTTTATTTGATGCCAAACGCAAAATTAACCTTCCTAGTCGTAAGCGTCGTATTGGTTTTCTGTTCCAAAACTATGCTTTATTTCCTCATATGACTGTAGCCCAAAATATCGCCTTTGGTTTGCAAGAATTACCAAAAAACGAACGCATATCTAAAGTGCGGCAATATATTGATATGATGCAGTTGCAAGATTTAGAAAATCGTTACCCGCATCAAATATCGGGGGGGCAACAGCAAAGAGTCGCTCTCGCGAGAGCTTTAGTAATTGAACCAGAAGCAATATTATTAGATGAGCCGCTTTCAGCACTCGATACTTATTTGCGAAATCAAATTGAAAAATTGCTCAGAAAAGTGCTTTCCTCTTATCAAGGTGCCACTTTATTTATTACCCATAAATTAGAAGAAGCTTATCGAGTTAGTAGCAATATTATGGTGATGTCCCAAGGGAAAGTTATTGCTAACGATACCAAGGAAAATATTTTTGAGCGATCGCCAAATTTAATCGTTGCCAAAGTAACCGAATGTAAAAATATTTCTCGTGCTGAAATTGTCGATAATCGGACAGTAAAAGCTTTGGATTGGAACTGTAATTTGACGGTAGTAGAACCGATTCCTAATAATGTGAAATATTTGGGAATACGCGCTCATCACTTGAGATTTTCCACAGATAGTAATCAAGAAAATACCTTTCCTTGTTGGGTTGCCGATATTAGCGAAACTCAACATAGAGTTAGTGTTTATTTGAAGTTGAATTATCCTGCGAGGGATTTTGAAGATTACGATTTGCAGGTGGAAATTTATAAAGAAAAATGGGTTTGTATTAAAGAGCGGAGTTTTCCTTGGTATGTGAGGTTGGAAGCAGGAAGGTTGATGTTGATGGAGAGTTGA
- a CDS encoding type II toxin-antitoxin system HicA family toxin, producing MPKLPRISSKEAIRALERLGFEQVRQTGSHVVMKKATEEGEIGCVVPMHNELKVGTLSGILKQALVTREEFIENL from the coding sequence GTGCCTAAATTACCACGAATCTCAAGTAAAGAAGCGATTCGGGCTTTAGAACGTTTAGGGTTTGAGCAAGTTCGTCAAACAGGTAGTCATGTTGTAATGAAGAAAGCCACAGAAGAAGGAGAAATCGGCTGCGTTGTTCCAATGCATAATGAACTCAAAGTTGGGACATTGAGCGGTATTCTCAAACAAGCACTAGTCACTCGTGAAGAGTTTATTGAAAATCTATAA
- a CDS encoding type II toxin-antitoxin system HicB family antitoxin: MTKTRSFTVIVYKEDDMYIAECPEVGTVDQGETIEKAVAGVKEATRLYLEEFPLPKANPRFITSIEVSCA; the protein is encoded by the coding sequence ATGACGAAAACCCGTAGCTTTACAGTCATTGTATATAAAGAAGATGATATGTACATTGCTGAATGTCCGGAAGTTGGTACGGTAGATCAAGGTGAAACCATTGAAAAAGCAGTTGCTGGAGTTAAAGAAGCAACGCGACTTTATCTTGAAGAATTTCCTTTACCTAAAGCTAATCCTAGGTTTATAACTAGCATTGAGGTTAGTTGTGCCTAA
- a CDS encoding Uma2 family endonuclease codes for MYAVISPQDIQLPPGTVVRMPATWEDYCKLRDSRGDGSIPRIKYRNGEILLMSPLPRHGREAHLLARIVETLSDSENRNYEAFTPITMDIPEEGGIEPDYCFYIDNWQAAVGKDRINWQIDPPPDLVIEIDVTSYTAAEDFLPYKVPEVWLFKKSGLSIYGLSKDKYQQQSFSKYFPEVDLSGIINQVLKVASEQGTGVAIRGLRERLVEEL; via the coding sequence ATGTACGCCGTAATTTCCCCTCAAGATATTCAACTTCCCCCAGGAACAGTAGTAAGAATGCCCGCAACCTGGGAAGATTATTGTAAACTGCGCGATAGCCGTGGGGATGGCTCTATTCCCAGAATTAAGTATCGTAACGGCGAAATTTTACTCATGAGTCCTTTACCCAGACACGGACGTGAAGCCCATTTGCTCGCTAGAATTGTTGAAACTTTGTCAGATAGCGAAAACCGCAATTACGAAGCCTTCACTCCCATTACAATGGATATCCCCGAAGAAGGGGGAATTGAACCAGACTACTGTTTTTATATAGATAACTGGCAAGCTGCTGTGGGTAAAGATAGGATTAACTGGCAAATCGATCCACCCCCCGATTTAGTAATTGAAATTGATGTTACTTCCTATACTGCCGCCGAGGATTTTCTACCTTATAAAGTTCCAGAAGTTTGGTTGTTTAAAAAAAGCGGTTTGAGTATTTATGGTTTATCTAAGGATAAATATCAACAGCAATCGTTTAGTAAGTATTTTCCAGAAGTTGATTTGTCCGGGATTATTAATCAAGTATTGAAAGTTGCATCCGAGCAAGGTACTGGGGTTGCGATTAGGGGTTTAAGGGAGCGTTTGGTTGAGGAATTATAA